In Streptomyces alboniger, the following are encoded in one genomic region:
- a CDS encoding DUF6597 domain-containing transcriptional factor, with protein MASCVAEEAGDQGEYRERPSRLTGAVVWTRTATAAPGDARPVLPDGCMDLLWTEGRLFVAGPDTRAYVPTAAGGRYVGLRFHPGTAPALFGVPAHELRDRRVELADLWSAATVQRLTGRVDGARDPVAALEEVAMERADEAGPPDPFLAEVVRSLGAGASVAATAKALGVNARLLHRRSLPAFGYGPKTLARVLRLQRALALAREGLPYADTAAVAGFADQAHLARDVKELTGLPLTALLGGS; from the coding sequence GTGGCTTCGTGCGTGGCCGAGGAGGCCGGTGACCAGGGGGAGTACCGCGAGCGGCCGTCCCGGCTGACCGGCGCGGTCGTGTGGACCCGCACGGCCACGGCCGCCCCCGGCGACGCCCGTCCCGTCCTGCCGGACGGCTGCATGGACCTGCTGTGGACCGAGGGCAGGCTCTTCGTCGCGGGCCCGGACACCCGCGCGTACGTCCCCACGGCCGCCGGGGGCCGCTATGTGGGTCTGCGCTTCCACCCCGGCACGGCCCCCGCCCTTTTCGGCGTCCCGGCCCACGAACTGCGGGATCGGCGCGTGGAGTTGGCGGACCTGTGGAGTGCGGCGACAGTGCAGCGGCTGACCGGGCGGGTGGACGGAGCCCGCGACCCGGTGGCCGCCCTGGAGGAGGTCGCGATGGAGCGCGCCGACGAGGCCGGGCCGCCCGACCCGTTCCTCGCCGAGGTCGTACGCTCCCTGGGTGCCGGCGCCTCGGTCGCCGCGACGGCGAAGGCGCTGGGCGTCAACGCCCGCCTTCTGCACCGCCGTTCACTGCCCGCCTTCGGCTACGGCCCCAAGACGCTGGCCCGCGTGCTGCGACTCCAGCGGGCACTCGCACTGGCCCGCGAAGGACTGCCGTACGCGGACACCGCGGCGGTGGCGGGCTTCGCCGACCAGGCCCATCTCGCCCGCGACGTCAAGGAGTTGACCGGGCTGCCGCTGACCGCGCTACTCGGCGGCAGCTGA
- a CDS encoding NUDIX hydrolase, whose protein sequence is MDYPGDNRLAAAVVAHRGRVLLVRRSETERFLPRVWGVPCGKLEPGESPRDGVLRELKEETGLLGQVLRKVGESSFVSTYHGHEVKNWQDNFLVRPLTLDVALPLPDQEHRWLAPADLGSVEIDDYNRDIVSQAFSTRPGSTRPGR, encoded by the coding sequence ATGGACTATCCCGGCGACAACCGGCTCGCGGCGGCCGTCGTGGCCCATCGCGGCCGTGTCCTGCTCGTACGCCGCAGCGAGACCGAGCGGTTCCTGCCCCGGGTCTGGGGCGTGCCGTGCGGAAAGCTCGAACCGGGCGAGAGTCCGCGCGACGGCGTCCTGAGAGAGCTGAAGGAAGAGACCGGTCTGCTCGGCCAGGTACTGCGCAAGGTCGGCGAATCCTCCTTCGTCAGTACGTACCACGGCCACGAGGTGAAGAACTGGCAGGACAACTTCCTGGTCAGGCCGCTCACCCTCGACGTGGCGCTCCCGCTGCCCGACCAGGAGCACCGCTGGCTCGCCCCCGCCGACCTCGGCTCGGTCGAGATCGACGACTACAACCGCGACATCGTCAGCCAGGCCTTCAGTACTCGTCCCGGCAGTACTCGTCCCGGCCGATGA
- a CDS encoding glycoside hydrolase family 2 TIM barrel-domain containing protein produces the protein MDHGLDLRHHEDASPGTGSLPPRAWYAASDAPALSLNGTWRFRLSPTADAEDDAFAADGHDRTAWDDITVPGHWVLQGHGAPHYTNQLYPFPVDPPRVPTDNPTGDHLRTFDLPADWPGPGTAVLRFDGVESCARVWLNGTELGDFKGSRLPHEFDVGALLRPAGNVLAVRVHQWSSGSYLEDQDQWWLPGIFRDVTLLHRPEGCAGDHFVHASYDHRAGTGTLRVDADVEGRVVVGELGIDVATGETVTVDVEPWTAETPRLYDGVYATAGERIPLRIGFRTVAVEDGLIKVNGRPVLFRGVNRHEFHPETGRALDLDTMRADVLLMKRHNINAVRTSHYPPHPAFLDLCDELGLWVVDECDLETHGFQAVGWRGNPVDDDRWTPALLDRAARMVERDKNHPSVVVWSLGNECGTGRGLTAMAQWIRARDDSRLLHYEGDSSCADTDMYSRMYADHDEVERIGRGADEGPEERRQLPFLLCEYGHAMGNGPGGLSEYQKLFETYERLQGGFIWEWIDHGLAHPSYAYAYGGDFGEEPHDGNFVCDGLVFPDRTPSPGLVEYKKVIEPVRIEPVRVEPARTDGDGDSDSDERGRALRITNLYDFTDLSLLALTWSYEVDGVSVADGSLPMPAVRPGECAEVKLPPAPKRGRGAESRWTVRAVLAEDAAWAERGHVVAWAQLDDEARPVRSTPGGTAPVRDGRRILLGDAAFDAHGTLLSLGGLEIKELRLDVWRAPTDNDNGMPWRPEPSLSTRWRRLGLDRMQHRVDAVELRDDALTVRTRVAPAASDLGLRVEYRWQSDGPRLLLSLEVEPEGEWTVPLPRVGIRFGLPGASGPVRWFGGGPGEAYPDTCAASMTGLWESDVDAMQTPYVRPQENGARPGLRWAEVGGLRVDTNDGPWFTARRWTTEQLDAARHRTDLVPGDTVWVNLDIGQQGIGSQSCGPGALPQYQLHARPERLDVTFSTAVTRGNGAARH, from the coding sequence ATGGATCACGGCTTGGATCTCCGCCATCACGAGGACGCATCCCCCGGCACCGGCAGCCTGCCGCCCCGCGCCTGGTACGCGGCGTCGGACGCCCCCGCCCTCTCCCTCAACGGCACCTGGCGCTTCCGCCTCTCCCCCACCGCCGACGCCGAGGACGACGCGTTCGCCGCCGACGGCCACGACCGCACGGCCTGGGACGACATCACGGTCCCCGGACACTGGGTGCTCCAGGGCCACGGCGCGCCCCACTACACCAATCAGCTCTATCCGTTCCCGGTGGACCCTCCGAGGGTGCCGACCGACAACCCCACGGGCGACCACCTGCGCACCTTCGACCTGCCCGCCGACTGGCCGGGGCCGGGCACGGCGGTGCTGCGCTTCGACGGGGTCGAGTCCTGTGCCCGCGTCTGGCTCAACGGCACGGAGCTGGGCGACTTCAAGGGATCCCGGTTGCCCCACGAGTTCGACGTCGGCGCGCTGCTGCGCCCCGCGGGCAACGTCCTCGCCGTCCGCGTCCACCAGTGGTCCTCGGGGTCGTATCTGGAGGACCAGGACCAGTGGTGGCTGCCGGGCATCTTCCGCGATGTGACGCTGCTGCACCGGCCCGAGGGCTGCGCGGGCGACCACTTCGTGCACGCGTCGTACGACCATCGCGCGGGGACGGGCACGCTGCGCGTCGACGCCGACGTCGAAGGGCGGGTCGTCGTAGGCGAGTTGGGCATCGACGTGGCGACGGGCGAGACGGTCACCGTGGACGTCGAGCCGTGGACCGCCGAGACGCCGAGGCTCTACGACGGGGTCTACGCCACGGCGGGCGAGCGGATCCCGCTGCGGATCGGCTTCCGTACGGTCGCCGTCGAGGACGGGCTCATCAAGGTCAACGGCCGCCCGGTCCTCTTCCGCGGCGTCAACCGCCATGAGTTCCACCCGGAGACGGGCCGCGCCCTCGACCTCGACACCATGCGCGCTGACGTGCTGCTGATGAAGCGGCACAACATCAACGCCGTCCGCACCAGCCACTATCCGCCCCACCCCGCCTTCCTGGACCTCTGTGACGAGCTCGGCCTGTGGGTCGTCGACGAGTGCGACCTGGAGACGCACGGCTTCCAGGCGGTCGGCTGGCGGGGCAATCCCGTCGACGACGACCGGTGGACGCCCGCCCTCCTGGACCGCGCGGCCCGCATGGTCGAGCGCGACAAGAACCACCCCTCGGTCGTCGTCTGGTCGCTGGGCAACGAATGCGGCACGGGCCGCGGCCTGACCGCCATGGCCCAGTGGATCCGCGCCCGGGACGACAGCCGCCTCCTGCACTACGAGGGAGACAGCTCCTGTGCGGACACCGACATGTACTCACGGATGTACGCCGATCACGACGAGGTCGAGCGCATCGGCCGCGGCGCGGACGAAGGCCCCGAGGAGAGGCGTCAACTTCCTTTCCTGCTCTGCGAGTACGGGCATGCCATGGGCAACGGCCCGGGTGGCCTGAGCGAGTACCAGAAACTCTTCGAGACGTACGAGCGGCTTCAGGGCGGCTTCATCTGGGAGTGGATCGACCACGGGCTCGCGCACCCGTCGTACGCGTACGCCTACGGCGGTGACTTCGGCGAGGAGCCGCACGACGGGAACTTCGTCTGCGACGGGCTCGTCTTCCCCGACCGGACGCCGTCTCCCGGCCTCGTCGAGTACAAGAAGGTGATCGAGCCGGTGCGCATCGAGCCGGTGCGCGTCGAGCCGGCCCGTACGGACGGCGACGGCGACAGCGACAGCGACGAGCGCGGCAGGGCCCTACGGATCACCAATCTGTACGACTTCACCGACCTCTCCCTGCTGGCCCTCACCTGGTCGTACGAGGTGGACGGCGTGAGCGTCGCCGACGGCTCCCTGCCGATGCCCGCGGTCCGGCCCGGAGAGTGCGCCGAGGTGAAGCTGCCGCCCGCGCCGAAGCGGGGCCGGGGCGCCGAGAGCCGGTGGACGGTGCGGGCGGTGCTCGCCGAGGACGCGGCGTGGGCGGAGCGCGGCCACGTGGTGGCGTGGGCCCAACTCGACGACGAGGCACGCCCGGTGCGGTCGACGCCCGGCGGCACGGCCCCGGTACGCGACGGCCGGCGCATCCTGCTCGGCGACGCCGCCTTCGACGCCCACGGCACGCTGCTCTCGCTCGGCGGCCTGGAGATCAAGGAGCTGCGCCTGGATGTGTGGCGGGCGCCCACCGACAACGACAACGGCATGCCCTGGCGCCCCGAGCCCTCCCTGAGCACGCGGTGGCGGCGGCTCGGACTCGACCGGATGCAACACCGCGTGGACGCGGTCGAGTTGCGCGACGACGCCCTGACCGTACGCACACGGGTGGCGCCCGCGGCGAGCGATCTGGGGCTGCGCGTGGAGTACCGCTGGCAGTCCGACGGGCCCCGCCTGCTGCTGTCGCTGGAGGTGGAGCCCGAGGGCGAGTGGACGGTGCCGCTGCCGCGCGTCGGCATCCGCTTCGGGCTGCCCGGCGCGTCCGGGCCGGTCCGGTGGTTCGGCGGCGGGCCCGGCGAGGCCTACCCCGACACCTGTGCGGCCTCGATGACCGGCCTCTGGGAGTCGGACGTCGACGCGATGCAGACCCCTTACGTGCGCCCGCAGGAGAATGGCGCGCGTCCCGGGCTGCGCTGGGCGGAGGTCGGCGGGCTGCGCGTCGACACCAACGACGGGCCGTGGTTCACCGCGCGCCGCTGGACCACCGAACAGCTCGACGCCGCCCGGCACCGTACCGACCTCGTCCCGGGCGACACCGTGTGGGTCAATCTGGACATCGGCCAGCAGGGCATCGGCTCGCAGTCCTGCGGCCCCGGAGCCCTGCCGCAGTACCAACTGCACGCCCGGCCCGAGAGGTTGGACGTCACCTTCTCCACCGCCGTGACCCGGGGAAACGGGGCCGCCCGGCACTAG
- a CDS encoding polysaccharide lyase family 8 super-sandwich domain-containing protein, with the protein MEITRRCLLSALSAAGLLAVVPTGRADAAAAAEGRARLLANTVAVLAGTADSNARPETAAKLAAVERTARANLKAMDGAGEGELFAGLPLGTDDANLNTAYRRLYEIALATRTPGIPADLHGSTAVRRRVVDGLTWLHERYYGDQSTGYYGNWFHWEIGISQHVSKTLVLLADEVRAHRPELVRTYVDSMDAYLRNGTDGDVDLDSRFHTGANLADITTNRVLQGALLGEGGEARIRKALTDQLTVFLTIDPYRLRHGVTDGYYADGSFLQHASVAYTGSYGKGLLTRVVQTLKILEGTGFAHGEELVPTVYGWVKDGFAPLIFEGWMMEVVKGRAVARPDSGYTDVGVVVEAVVDLASLAAGDRATALKSYVKHIRATSRTALDPARFVSPVSVVRYADILGDASVPPADLNPAERSVAFNAMDKTVHRRPGYAFALARSSERISKYEYMNGENLMPWFQGDGAYYLYLSGQDQTQAYGVDYYTTIPPYGLAGVTAPVEQRRSVTELYGKAYYDNPGHPLNFTSSSASQNKYVYFPRGTNGHSGGAVLGTYGTAAMVQSSDAAHHDRALLPDDFVVYRNATATKSWFLLDDEIVVLAAGVGDTVGRAVTTTVDARTAAPDDRTSLTGTLRDGRAWTGPGTADLRWLRYANATQGTAIGYVFLDTPQVRVALDRVTRSRRAVRTANPDTPVTRSVLGVTVDGAAGARPARLAYALVPNATEERLRAHRHGPLTVLANSPRLQAMSHSGIGLTAANTFTRGTHDTAGLRIEGPASVIVRRQGRHDKARTTVAVSDPTMNRDRITVLLRGRRLRELAADSGVRVSRAPGGTRIDVDTRHAYGRSFTVTLSG; encoded by the coding sequence ATGGAGATCACCCGCAGATGCCTGCTGTCCGCCCTGTCGGCCGCCGGACTCCTGGCGGTGGTTCCCACGGGCCGCGCGGACGCGGCCGCGGCGGCCGAGGGCCGCGCCCGGCTGCTCGCCAATACCGTGGCGGTCCTCGCCGGAACCGCCGACTCCAACGCCCGTCCGGAGACGGCCGCGAAACTGGCCGCCGTCGAGCGGACCGCGCGGGCGAACCTGAAGGCGATGGACGGTGCGGGCGAGGGCGAACTCTTCGCCGGCCTGCCGCTCGGCACCGACGACGCGAACCTGAACACCGCCTACCGCCGCCTGTACGAGATCGCCCTCGCGACCCGCACGCCGGGGATCCCCGCGGACCTGCACGGCAGCACGGCCGTGCGGCGCCGGGTGGTAGACGGCCTGACCTGGCTGCACGAGCGCTACTACGGCGACCAGTCCACGGGCTACTACGGCAACTGGTTCCACTGGGAGATCGGCATCTCCCAGCACGTCAGCAAGACCCTGGTGCTGCTCGCGGACGAGGTGCGCGCCCACCGCCCGGAGCTGGTGCGCACCTACGTCGACTCCATGGACGCCTACCTGCGCAACGGCACCGACGGCGACGTGGACCTCGACTCCCGCTTTCACACCGGCGCCAACCTCGCCGACATCACCACCAACCGTGTCCTCCAGGGCGCCCTGCTCGGCGAGGGCGGCGAGGCCCGCATCCGCAAGGCCCTCACCGACCAGCTGACGGTGTTCCTCACGATCGACCCCTACCGGCTGCGGCACGGCGTGACGGACGGCTACTACGCGGACGGCTCGTTCCTCCAGCACGCCTCCGTCGCGTATACGGGTTCGTACGGCAAAGGCCTGCTCACCCGCGTCGTGCAGACCCTCAAGATCCTCGAAGGTACCGGCTTCGCGCACGGTGAGGAGCTGGTGCCGACCGTGTACGGCTGGGTGAAGGACGGCTTCGCCCCGCTGATCTTCGAGGGCTGGATGATGGAGGTCGTCAAGGGCCGCGCGGTGGCACGCCCCGACTCCGGATACACCGATGTGGGCGTGGTCGTGGAGGCCGTCGTCGACCTCGCCTCGCTCGCGGCCGGAGACCGGGCCACGGCCCTCAAGAGCTACGTCAAGCACATCAGGGCCACTTCGCGCACCGCCCTCGACCCGGCACGGTTCGTCTCCCCGGTCAGCGTCGTGCGCTACGCCGACATCCTCGGCGACGCGTCCGTGCCGCCCGCCGACCTCAACCCCGCCGAGCGCAGTGTCGCCTTCAACGCCATGGACAAGACCGTGCACCGCAGGCCCGGTTACGCCTTCGCACTCGCGCGCAGCTCCGAGCGGATCAGCAAGTACGAGTACATGAACGGCGAGAACCTCATGCCGTGGTTCCAGGGCGACGGCGCGTACTACCTCTACCTCTCCGGTCAGGACCAGACGCAGGCCTACGGCGTCGACTACTACACGACGATCCCGCCGTACGGTCTGGCGGGCGTCACGGCGCCGGTCGAACAGCGGCGCAGCGTAACGGAGTTGTACGGCAAGGCGTACTACGACAACCCCGGGCACCCGCTCAACTTCACCTCGTCGTCCGCGTCGCAGAACAAGTACGTCTACTTCCCGCGCGGCACCAACGGCCACTCCGGGGGCGCCGTCCTCGGGACGTACGGCACGGCGGCGATGGTGCAGTCGAGCGACGCGGCGCACCACGACCGGGCCCTGCTCCCCGACGACTTCGTCGTGTACCGGAACGCGACGGCGACCAAGTCCTGGTTCCTGCTCGACGACGAGATCGTGGTGCTCGCGGCGGGCGTCGGCGACACCGTCGGGCGGGCCGTGACCACGACCGTCGACGCCCGCACCGCCGCCCCCGACGACCGGACCTCGCTCACCGGCACGCTGCGCGACGGCCGCGCCTGGACCGGCCCCGGCACCGCCGACCTGCGCTGGCTGCGCTACGCCAACGCCACGCAGGGCACCGCCATCGGCTATGTCTTCCTCGACACGCCGCAGGTGCGGGTCGCCCTGGACCGGGTCACCCGCAGCCGCCGCGCCGTGCGCACCGCCAACCCCGATACGCCGGTGACCCGTTCGGTCCTCGGCGTGACCGTGGACGGGGCCGCCGGGGCCCGCCCGGCGCGCCTCGCCTACGCGCTGGTACCGAACGCCACGGAGGAGCGGCTGCGCGCCCACCGCCACGGCCCCCTCACGGTCCTCGCCAACTCCCCGCGCCTCCAGGCCATGTCCCACAGCGGCATCGGTCTGACGGCCGCCAACACGTTCACGCGGGGCACGCACGACACCGCCGGTCTGCGCATCGAGGGTCCGGCCTCGGTCATCGTGCGCCGCCAGGGGCGCCACGACAAGGCGAGGACCACCGTGGCCGTCTCCGACCCGACCATGAACCGGGACCGGATCACGGTCCTGCTCCGCGGCCGCCGTCTGCGCGAGCTCGCCGCGGATTCCGGCGTACGGGTGAGCCGGGCGCCCGGCGGCACCCGGATCGACGTCGACACGCGTCATGCGTACGGCAGAAGCTTCACGGTCACCCTGAGCGGCTGA
- a CDS encoding ferredoxin, with protein sequence MTNGATNKVIHVDTDRCVGAGMCALTAPGVFTQDDDGFSEVLPGKEDGGGDPMVREAVRACPVQAISAPGLSTD encoded by the coding sequence ATGACGAATGGGGCGACGAACAAGGTGATCCACGTCGACACGGACCGGTGCGTGGGGGCGGGCATGTGCGCGCTGACCGCGCCGGGCGTCTTCACGCAGGACGACGACGGCTTCAGCGAGGTACTGCCGGGCAAGGAGGACGGCGGCGGCGACCCGATGGTGCGCGAAGCGGTACGGGCGTGCCCGGTGCAGGCCATCAGCGCGCCCGGTCTGTCTACTGACTGA
- a CDS encoding cytochrome P450: MMESVESTKPPASAPASTPAPAPALTPFPQDRTCPYHPPTGYAPLREAGPLTRVSLFDGRSVWLVTGHEAARVLLADPRLSSDRQSEDFPAPTERFARVRDRSVALLGVDDPRHNVQRRMLIPSFSVKRVAALRPRIQETVDRLLDAMEEQGPPAELVGAFALPVPSMVICALLGVPYADHDFFEEQSRRLLRGPGAQNSEAARDELAAYFHELIERKRRDPGDGLLDELIHRQLAAGAVDRDELVSLATILLVAGHETTANMISLGTFTLLQHPERLAELRPGPGGAGPTLMPAVIEELLRYLSIADGMLRVVREDIEIAGSTLRAGEGVIFSTSLINRDDAAYENPEELDWHRTTRHHLAFGFGIHQCLGQNLARAELEIALWSLFERLPGLRLAVPADEIPFKPGDTLQGMLELPVTW, encoded by the coding sequence ATGATGGAGTCAGTCGAGTCGACGAAACCCCCGGCCTCCGCCCCAGCCTCCACCCCGGCCCCGGCCCCGGCCCTCACGCCCTTCCCACAGGACCGCACCTGCCCCTACCACCCGCCCACCGGCTACGCGCCCCTGCGGGAGGCCGGGCCGCTCACCCGCGTCTCACTGTTCGACGGGCGCTCCGTGTGGCTGGTCACCGGGCACGAGGCGGCCCGGGTGCTGCTCGCCGATCCGCGGCTCTCCTCGGACCGCCAGAGCGAGGACTTCCCCGCGCCGACCGAACGCTTCGCCCGCGTCCGCGACCGCAGTGTCGCCCTGCTCGGCGTCGACGATCCCCGGCACAACGTCCAGCGCCGGATGTTGATCCCGAGCTTCTCGGTCAAGCGCGTCGCGGCCCTGCGCCCGAGGATCCAGGAGACCGTGGACCGGCTCCTCGACGCCATGGAGGAACAGGGGCCGCCGGCCGAGCTGGTGGGCGCGTTCGCGCTGCCCGTGCCGTCCATGGTGATCTGCGCGCTCCTCGGCGTGCCCTACGCCGACCACGACTTCTTCGAGGAGCAGTCGCGCCGTCTGCTGCGCGGCCCCGGCGCGCAGAACTCCGAGGCGGCACGGGACGAACTGGCCGCGTACTTCCACGAGTTGATAGAGCGCAAGCGGAGGGACCCGGGGGACGGTCTCCTCGACGAGCTGATCCACCGGCAGCTGGCGGCGGGCGCGGTCGACCGCGACGAACTGGTCAGCCTGGCCACGATCCTGCTCGTCGCGGGGCACGAGACCACCGCGAACATGATTTCCCTCGGTACGTTCACCCTGCTCCAGCACCCCGAGCGGCTCGCCGAACTGCGGCCGGGACCCGGCGGCGCAGGGCCGACGCTGATGCCCGCCGTGATCGAGGAGTTGCTGCGCTACCTGTCCATCGCGGACGGCATGCTGCGCGTGGTGAGGGAGGACATCGAGATCGCGGGCAGCACGCTGCGCGCCGGTGAGGGCGTCATCTTCTCCACGTCCCTCATCAACCGCGACGACGCGGCCTACGAGAACCCGGAGGAGCTGGACTGGCACCGCACGACCCGCCATCACCTCGCCTTCGGGTTCGGCATCCACCAGTGTCTGGGGCAGAACCTCGCCCGTGCGGAGCTGGAGATCGCCCTGTGGTCCCTCTTCGAGCGGCTGCCGGGGCTGCGCCTGGCGGTGCCCGCCGACGAAATCCCCTTCAAGCCGGGCGACACCCTCCAAGGGATGCTGGAACTACCCGTCACCTGGTAG
- a CDS encoding GNAT family N-acetyltransferase, which produces MFAISLGGGAELRPLEPWQAEEFLAHMDRGREFIGQYVGLPDITADLPAARRWLQLYADKSAADTGRLYGIRLDGRLVGGVLLRSFDAGTGTCEAGCWLEPAAAGQGLVTRAVRVVIDWAFEVRGMHRVEWLVAPENIPSINVAKRLGMTLEGVQRQNDLYRGVRQDTEVWAVLAPEWRAERAEAAAR; this is translated from the coding sequence ATGTTCGCGATTTCCCTGGGCGGCGGAGCCGAACTGCGTCCGCTGGAGCCTTGGCAGGCCGAGGAGTTCCTGGCCCACATGGACCGCGGCCGAGAGTTCATAGGCCAGTACGTCGGCCTCCCCGACATCACCGCCGACCTGCCGGCCGCGCGCCGCTGGCTCCAGTTGTACGCCGACAAGTCCGCCGCCGACACCGGCCGCCTGTACGGCATCCGGCTCGACGGACGCCTCGTCGGCGGCGTGCTCCTCCGGAGCTTCGACGCCGGGACCGGCACCTGCGAGGCGGGCTGCTGGCTGGAACCGGCGGCCGCGGGACAAGGACTGGTCACCCGCGCCGTACGCGTCGTCATCGACTGGGCGTTCGAGGTGCGAGGGATGCACCGGGTGGAGTGGCTGGTGGCTCCGGAGAACATCCCGAGCATCAACGTGGCCAAGCGCCTCGGCATGACCCTCGAAGGCGTTCAGCGCCAGAACGACCTCTACCGTGGCGTGCGTCAGGACACCGAGGTCTGGGCGGTACTGGCACCGGAGTGGCGCGCCGAGCGAGCCGAAGCGGCGGCCCGGTGA
- the rsgA gene encoding ribosome small subunit-dependent GTPase A yields the protein MSFSALPFSSLLSSSSSAAHPLAPYGWDARWEAEFAPYAAQGLLPGRVVRVDRGQCDIVTAEGTVRADTEFVTPRDPLKVVCTGDWAAVDPAGGDPRYVRAYLPRRTSFVRSTSSKRSEGQVLAANVDHSIIAVSLAAELDLGRIERFLALGWESGGQPVVVLTKADLVPDDATLAHLVEDVETSAPGVQVLPVSATNGHGVDILAAVVSGGTSVLLGQSGAGKSTLANALAGADIMEVQAIRDVDGKGRHTTTTRNLLLLPAGGVLIDTPGLRGVGLWDAGTGVGQVFSEIEELAGDCRFHDCAHTAEPGCAVLAAVEDGTLPERRLDSYRKLIRENQRIVAKTDARVRAELRREWRLRGAEGRAALEIKRGRLR from the coding sequence TTGTCTTTCTCCGCTCTTCCGTTCTCCTCCCTCCTGAGTTCGTCCTCGTCCGCCGCGCACCCCCTCGCCCCCTACGGCTGGGACGCGCGGTGGGAGGCCGAGTTCGCGCCGTACGCGGCACAGGGGCTGCTGCCCGGCCGGGTCGTCCGCGTCGACCGCGGGCAGTGCGACATCGTCACCGCCGAGGGAACCGTGCGGGCCGACACCGAGTTCGTCACCCCGCGCGATCCGCTGAAGGTCGTATGCACCGGCGACTGGGCCGCGGTGGACCCGGCCGGCGGCGACCCCCGCTACGTACGGGCGTACCTGCCGCGGCGTACGTCCTTCGTGCGCTCCACCTCGTCCAAGCGCTCCGAGGGACAGGTCCTCGCGGCCAACGTCGACCACTCGATCATCGCGGTCTCCCTCGCCGCCGAACTCGACCTCGGCCGGATCGAGCGGTTCCTCGCGCTCGGCTGGGAGTCGGGCGGCCAGCCGGTCGTCGTGCTCACCAAGGCCGACCTCGTCCCGGACGACGCCACGCTCGCGCACCTCGTCGAGGACGTGGAGACCTCGGCGCCCGGCGTCCAGGTGCTGCCGGTCAGCGCCACGAACGGCCACGGCGTCGACATCCTCGCCGCGGTCGTCTCCGGCGGTACGTCGGTGCTGCTCGGCCAGTCCGGCGCGGGCAAGTCGACCCTGGCGAACGCACTCGCCGGCGCCGACATCATGGAGGTCCAGGCGATCCGTGACGTCGACGGCAAGGGCCGGCACACCACGACGACCCGCAACCTCCTGCTGCTGCCCGCGGGCGGCGTCCTCATCGACACGCCGGGGCTGCGAGGCGTCGGCCTGTGGGACGCCGGTACCGGTGTCGGGCAGGTCTTCTCCGAGATCGAGGAGCTGGCGGGGGACTGCCGGTTCCACGACTGCGCCCACACCGCCGAGCCCGGCTGCGCGGTGCTCGCCGCGGTCGAGGACGGCACCCTTCCCGAACGCCGCCTCGACAGCTACCGCAAGCTGATCCGCGAGAACCAGCGCATCGTCGCCAAGACGGACGCGAGGGTCCGCGCGGAGCTGCGGCGGGAGTGGCGGCTGCGGGGCGCTGAGGGGCGCGCGGCCCTGGAGATCAAGCGGGGACGACTGCGCTGA